In one window of Ferriphaselus amnicola DNA:
- the purL gene encoding phosphoribosylformylglycinamidine synthase: protein MSLVCPGKSALSAFRLEKLRAAALLLAPNVTIADTRHWYFVATKSALSAEQGGLLDRLLGLDVGAGEPDAAAAYTRLLVVPRLGTISPWSSKATDIALHCSLPSVERIERGVVFYLASKNGAALTQAEVQAVLPLLHDRMTESVLNEIDTAVDKIFRHGEPQPLSSVDILAGGNAALAVANRELGLALSPDEIDYLVENFTKLKRNPTDVELMMFAQANSEHCRHKIFNADWIIDDEQQAISLFGMIRNTHKLHPEGTVIAYSDNSSVIEGAEIERFYPRAGGAYAFSSELTHTLMKVETHNHPTAIAPFAGAATGSGGEIRDEGATGIGSKPKAGLAGFSVSNLHIPGFEQPWEADPIGKPGRIVTPLQIMVDGPLGSAAFNNEFGRPNLAGYFRTFEESVNGEVRGYHKPIMLAGGVGSIAASHTHKHDLPEGALLIQLGGPGMLIGLGGGAASSMDTGANAENLDFDSVQRGNPEMERRAQEVIDRCWQLGDNNPILSIHDVGAGGISNALPELVHGGGKGAHFELRNVPNEERGMSPMQIWSNESQERYVLAIPAERLDEFAAMCERERCPFAVLGRAISEDRLVVHDEEFSNDAVDMPLSVLLGKPPKMTRNVVRETVKLPAFDTSGIALKDAIERVLRLPSVADKTFLIAIGDRTVGGFTARDQMVGPWQVPVADVAVTTMGYNSYLGEAFAIGERTPIAVINGPASGRMAIGEAITNIAAARIAKIGDIKLSANWMAAAGHHGEDAALFDTVQAVGMELCPALGISIPVGKDSMSMKTTWKDGGESKAVTAPLSLIVSAFTPTPDVRKTLTPQLANDADTVILLIDLGLGKNRLGGSALAQVYKQVGDVAPDVDDAARLKTFFEVIQSLNADGKLLAYHDRSDGGMLAALCEMAFAARTGLDVNLNEMHGSTMSALFNEELGALLQVRRSELAEVLGRCYDAGLVEIHPVATLNTSGNIVISRQGETLFSDSVVNLHRMWSETTYQMQKLRDNPACAQQEYDRLLDANDPGLHVKLSYDPNAPHSALGTQPSVFSTRPRMAILREQGVNGHVEMAAAFDRAGFASVDVHMSDIISGRVKLDDFKGVVACGGFSYGDVLGAGEGWAKSILFNPRARDEFEAFFQRNDTFALGVCNGCQMMSNLHEIIPGAEHWAHFSRNQSEQFEARFVMVEVQPSPSILFDGMAGSRMPIVVAHGEGYADFSNADKLKAAQSLVSLRYVDNYGSPTETYPLNPNGSPQGITGLTTPDGRFSIMMPHPERVFRAVQNSWHPKEWQENGAWLRMFENARKWVG, encoded by the coding sequence ATGTCCCTCGTCTGCCCTGGCAAATCCGCGTTATCCGCGTTCCGTCTCGAAAAATTGCGCGCCGCCGCGTTGTTGCTCGCTCCCAATGTCACCATCGCCGATACCCGTCACTGGTATTTTGTGGCGACTAAATCGGCGTTGTCGGCAGAGCAGGGCGGATTGCTGGATCGCTTGTTGGGACTGGATGTAGGCGCGGGTGAGCCGGATGCCGCTGCCGCATACACCCGTTTATTGGTGGTGCCACGGCTGGGCACGATCTCGCCGTGGTCGTCCAAGGCAACAGACATCGCCCTGCATTGTTCTCTACCTTCCGTCGAGCGTATCGAGCGCGGCGTGGTGTTCTATCTGGCGAGCAAGAATGGTGCGGCGCTGACGCAAGCCGAAGTGCAAGCGGTGCTGCCGCTGCTGCATGACCGCATGACGGAATCGGTGCTGAACGAGATCGATACCGCAGTCGATAAGATATTCCGCCACGGCGAACCTCAACCGCTGTCCAGCGTGGATATTCTGGCGGGTGGCAACGCCGCGCTAGCTGTTGCTAACCGCGAGCTCGGCTTGGCGCTGTCGCCGGACGAGATCGACTATCTGGTGGAGAATTTCACCAAGCTCAAGCGCAACCCGACCGATGTCGAGTTGATGATGTTTGCGCAAGCCAACTCCGAGCACTGCCGCCACAAGATCTTCAACGCCGACTGGATCATCGACGACGAACAGCAAGCCATCTCGCTGTTCGGCATGATCCGCAACACCCACAAGCTGCATCCCGAAGGCACGGTGATCGCCTATTCCGACAACTCTTCGGTGATCGAAGGGGCTGAGATCGAGCGCTTCTATCCGCGTGCAGGTGGTGCGTATGCGTTCAGCAGCGAGTTGACTCACACCCTGATGAAGGTCGAGACGCACAACCATCCGACCGCCATCGCGCCGTTCGCTGGCGCAGCTACGGGCTCTGGTGGCGAGATTCGCGACGAAGGCGCGACCGGCATCGGCTCCAAGCCCAAGGCGGGTTTGGCTGGATTTTCTGTGTCCAATCTGCACATCCCCGGCTTCGAGCAACCTTGGGAAGCTGACCCCATCGGCAAGCCAGGGCGCATCGTCACTCCCTTGCAGATCATGGTGGATGGCCCGCTGGGTAGCGCGGCGTTCAACAACGAATTCGGTCGCCCTAATCTGGCGGGCTATTTCCGCACCTTTGAAGAGAGCGTCAACGGCGAGGTGCGCGGCTATCACAAGCCCATCATGCTGGCGGGCGGTGTCGGCAGCATCGCAGCTTCCCACACCCACAAGCACGATCTGCCGGAAGGCGCGCTGCTGATCCAGTTGGGTGGCCCCGGCATGTTGATCGGCCTCGGTGGCGGGGCGGCATCGTCGATGGATACGGGCGCGAACGCCGAGAATCTGGACTTCGACTCGGTGCAGCGTGGCAACCCTGAGATGGAGCGACGTGCGCAGGAAGTCATCGACCGTTGCTGGCAACTGGGCGACAACAATCCCATCCTGTCCATCCACGACGTGGGCGCGGGCGGCATCTCCAATGCCTTGCCGGAACTGGTGCATGGCGGCGGTAAGGGCGCGCACTTCGAACTGCGCAACGTGCCGAATGAAGAGCGCGGCATGTCGCCGATGCAGATATGGAGCAACGAGTCGCAAGAGCGTTACGTGCTGGCGATACCAGCGGAACGTCTGGACGAATTTGCGGCCATGTGCGAACGCGAGCGTTGTCCATTTGCTGTGCTGGGACGCGCCATCAGCGAAGACCGCTTGGTGGTGCACGACGAAGAATTCAGCAACGATGCGGTGGATATGCCGTTGTCCGTGCTGCTGGGCAAGCCGCCCAAGATGACGCGTAACGTAGTGCGTGAAACAGTGAAACTGCCAGCGTTCGATACCAGCGGCATTGCCCTCAAGGACGCTATCGAGCGCGTGCTGCGTTTGCCCTCCGTTGCCGACAAGACGTTCCTCATCGCCATCGGCGACCGCACTGTGGGCGGCTTCACCGCGCGCGATCAGATGGTCGGCCCGTGGCAGGTTCCGGTGGCGGATGTGGCCGTCACTACGATGGGTTACAACTCCTACCTCGGCGAAGCCTTTGCCATCGGTGAACGCACGCCTATCGCCGTCATCAACGGCCCAGCCTCCGGCCGCATGGCCATCGGTGAAGCCATCACCAATATCGCCGCCGCGCGCATCGCCAAGATCGGCGACATCAAGCTCTCCGCTAACTGGATGGCTGCCGCCGGTCATCATGGCGAAGACGCTGCCTTGTTCGACACCGTGCAAGCGGTCGGCATGGAGCTGTGTCCAGCGTTGGGCATCAGTATCCCAGTGGGCAAAGACTCGATGTCGATGAAGACGACCTGGAAGGACGGCGGCGAGAGCAAGGCTGTCACCGCGCCGCTGTCGCTCATTGTCTCTGCCTTTACGCCCACACCGGACGTGCGCAAGACGCTGACGCCGCAGCTGGCAAACGATGCCGATACGGTGATCTTGTTGATCGACTTGGGCTTGGGCAAGAATCGTCTCGGCGGTTCGGCGCTCGCGCAAGTGTACAAGCAGGTCGGTGATGTTGCGCCGGACGTGGACGATGCCGCCCGCCTCAAGACTTTCTTCGAGGTGATCCAGTCGCTCAATGCCGACGGCAAGTTGCTGGCTTACCACGACCGTTCCGACGGCGGTATGTTGGCGGCGCTGTGCGAAATGGCCTTCGCTGCCCGCACCGGCCTAGACGTGAATCTGAACGAGATGCACGGCAGTACGATGAGTGCGCTGTTCAACGAAGAATTGGGCGCGCTGCTGCAAGTGCGCCGCAGCGAATTGGCCGAGGTGTTGGGGCGTTGCTACGACGCCGGTCTGGTCGAGATCCATCCCGTCGCCACGCTGAATACTTCCGGCAATATCGTCATCAGCCGTCAAGGCGAAACGCTGTTCAGCGACAGCGTGGTCAACCTGCACCGCATGTGGTCGGAAACAACCTACCAGATGCAGAAACTGCGCGATAACCCCGCTTGCGCGCAACAGGAGTACGACCGCCTACTGGATGCCAATGATCCTGGCCTGCACGTCAAACTCAGCTACGACCCGAATGCGCCCCACTCAGCACTCGGTACTCAGCCCTCAGTATTCAGTACCCGCCCGCGCATGGCTATCCTGCGCGAACAAGGCGTGAACGGCCACGTCGAGATGGCTGCGGCCTTCGACCGCGCCGGCTTCGCCTCCGTCGATGTCCACATGAGCGACATCATCAGCGGTCGCGTCAAGTTGGATGATTTCAAGGGCGTGGTCGCCTGCGGTGGCTTCTCTTACGGCGACGTGCTCGGCGCAGGGGAGGGTTGGGCCAAGTCCATCTTGTTCAACCCGCGCGCGCGCGACGAGTTCGAGGCCTTCTTCCAGCGCAACGACACTTTCGCGCTGGGCGTGTGCAACGGCTGTCAGATGATGAGCAATTTGCACGAGATCATCCCCGGCGCGGAGCACTGGGCGCACTTCTCGCGCAACCAGTCCGAGCAATTCGAAGCCCGTTTCGTGATGGTGGAAGTACAGCCGTCGCCGTCCATTTTGTTCGATGGCATGGCCGGTAGTCGCATGCCCATCGTCGTGGCACACGGCGAAGGCTATGCCGACTTCAGCAATGCCGACAAGCTGAAAGCTGCGCAATCGCTGGTCTCGCTGCGCTACGTAGATAACTACGGCAGCCCCACCGAAACCTATCCGCTCAACCCCAACGGCTCGCCGCAAGGCATCACCGGCCTCACCACGCCGGATGGTCGCTTCTCGATCATGATGCCGCACCCCGAGCGCGTGTTCCGTGCCGTGCAGAACTCTTGGCATCCCAAGGAATGGCAAGAGAATGGAGCGTGGCTGCGCATGTTTGAGAATGCAAGGAAGTGGGTGGGGTAA
- a CDS encoding NAD(P)H-hydrate dehydratase, whose amino-acid sequence MPISTITQPQVAPLLKPRTTDSHKGMFGSVWVIGGGSGMVGAALLAGRAALKMGAGCVHIGLLASDAPSVDFVQPELMLHRIEQGLPAVGDVLAIGCGMGVSAHAQRLLHDALWLDAPLVLDADALNLIAAHTDLATLLRERTAATVLTPHPGEAAHLLACRTADIQSDRPAAARRLAEKFRCTVALKGATSLVSSEDGTLYQNTTGNPGMSAPGMGDVLAGMIAAFLAQGVATTDAAKLAVYLHGAAGDALAEFGVKLGMTASELTDSARHVLNQWQTK is encoded by the coding sequence GTGCCCATCTCCACCATAACGCAGCCGCAAGTCGCCCCCTTGCTCAAACCTCGCACGACGGACAGCCACAAAGGCATGTTCGGTAGCGTCTGGGTGATCGGTGGCGGCAGCGGGATGGTAGGCGCCGCACTGTTGGCTGGGCGGGCGGCCTTGAAGATGGGAGCGGGCTGCGTGCATATCGGACTGTTGGCGAGCGATGCGCCCAGCGTGGATTTCGTACAGCCGGAACTGATGCTGCATCGCATCGAACAAGGTTTGCCTGCTGTCGGCGATGTACTGGCCATCGGCTGCGGCATGGGCGTTTCGGCGCATGCGCAACGTCTGTTGCATGACGCGCTGTGGCTGGATGCGCCCTTGGTGCTGGATGCCGACGCGTTGAATCTGATCGCTGCTCATACTGACCTTGCCACACTGCTGCGCGAGCGAACTGCGGCGACCGTACTCACGCCGCATCCCGGCGAAGCCGCACACTTGCTGGCTTGTCGCACCGCCGACATCCAGTCCGACCGCCCCGCCGCCGCCCGCCGACTAGCGGAAAAATTCCGTTGCACCGTCGCCCTGAAAGGCGCTACCAGCCTTGTTTCCAGCGAGGATGGCACACTATATCAGAACACCACTGGCAATCCCGGCATGAGTGCGCCCGGCATGGGCGATGTGCTTGCGGGCATGATCGCGGCATTCCTCGCGCAAGGGGTTGCCACCACGGATGCCGCTAAACTCGCGGTCTATCTGCACGGTGCAGCGGGTGACGCACTGGCCGAGTTCGGCGTAAAACTAGGGATGACTGCGAGCGAACTCACTGACAGCGCGCGGCACGTATTGAATCAATGGCAAACCAAGTGA
- a CDS encoding fused MFS/spermidine synthase has translation MATSIDIREEAGVRTLHFGSDWIQGAMRIARPWNLELDYTREMMTSLLLREDSRYPRKVLLIGLGSASLTKFLYRNYPLAKLDVVEIDPGVVAAARQFFKLPDDPQRLHLHISCGADFLLNTGKQWDLILVDGFDALGRAGVLDTQTFYLMCRAHLSEQGIMAVNLLGRSRGFKASVERIREAFDGRALCFPSCDSGNTIAFAAAGDAVETSLLDLKDAARELKERTGLNLLPTLTRLEQAQTCEGGLFTL, from the coding sequence ATGGCAACCTCGATCGACATACGCGAAGAAGCGGGCGTGCGCACGCTGCACTTCGGTTCGGACTGGATACAAGGCGCGATGCGCATCGCCCGTCCGTGGAATCTGGAGCTAGATTACACCCGCGAGATGATGACTTCGCTCTTACTTCGGGAAGACTCGCGCTACCCACGTAAAGTGCTGCTCATCGGCCTCGGCTCTGCGTCACTCACCAAGTTCCTTTATCGCAACTACCCGCTGGCGAAACTCGATGTCGTGGAGATCGATCCCGGCGTGGTCGCTGCCGCTCGGCAGTTCTTCAAGCTACCGGACGACCCGCAGCGCCTCCACCTGCACATCTCTTGCGGCGCAGACTTTCTGCTGAACACCGGCAAGCAATGGGACTTGATCCTAGTCGATGGCTTCGATGCACTCGGTCGCGCTGGGGTGCTGGATACGCAGACATTCTACCTGATGTGCCGCGCCCACCTGAGCGAGCAAGGCATCATGGCGGTGAACCTGCTGGGTCGCAGCCGGGGCTTCAAAGCCAGCGTCGAACGCATCCGCGAAGCATTCGATGGCCGCGCACTGTGCTTCCCCTCCTGCGATTCCGGCAACACCATCGCCTTTGCAGCGGCGGGCGATGCTGTGGAAACCTCCCTGCTCGACCTCAAGGACGCTGCCCGCGAACTGAAAGAACGCACCGGCCTCAACCTGCTGCCCACGCTCACGCGACTGGAACAGGCGCAGACGTGTGAGGGCGGACTGTTTACGCTTTGA
- the mutY gene encoding A/G-specific adenine glycosylase: MAGDSFAVRLIRWQRQHGRHDLPWQGADAYRVWLSEVMLQQTQVTTVVPYFLRFIERFPDVVALAAATEDEVLALWSGLGYYSRGRNLHRAAQKVVSQFGGVFPEHFEQLQELPGIGRSTAAAICALAFHQRRAILDGNVKRVLARHGGVAGWPGDGRVEAELWKLAEARLPASDVAIYTQALMDMGATLCRRSKPRCQECPVHTDCAAYQADRVAEFPAARPKKVVPERQAVFLLAMHGNDILLEKRPPSGIWGGLWSLPQFDTAEEARAYCTRTGIETNECRELPGFVHTFSHFKLSIHPLLVSSQRIPTQAAEAGTVWLEVSDALQAAISTPVRQLLLTLNAGRATGI; encoded by the coding sequence ATGGCGGGAGACTCCTTCGCAGTTCGGTTGATCCGCTGGCAGCGCCAGCACGGACGCCATGATCTGCCTTGGCAAGGTGCGGATGCCTACCGCGTGTGGCTGTCGGAAGTCATGTTGCAGCAAACGCAAGTCACCACCGTCGTGCCATATTTCCTGCGCTTCATCGAGCGCTTTCCTGATGTCGTCGCGCTTGCCGCTGCCACCGAAGACGAAGTGTTGGCGCTGTGGAGCGGGCTGGGTTATTACTCGCGCGGCCGCAATCTGCATCGTGCCGCGCAGAAAGTGGTGAGCCAGTTTGGCGGCGTGTTCCCCGAGCACTTCGAGCAGTTGCAAGAGTTGCCCGGCATCGGGCGATCCACCGCTGCCGCCATCTGCGCGCTGGCGTTCCACCAGCGCCGAGCCATTCTCGATGGCAACGTCAAGCGCGTACTGGCGCGTCACGGCGGAGTCGCCGGTTGGCCGGGCGATGGCAGGGTGGAAGCGGAGTTGTGGAAGCTGGCCGAAGCGCGGTTGCCAGCAAGCGATGTCGCCATCTACACCCAAGCGCTGATGGACATGGGCGCGACGCTGTGCCGCCGCAGTAAGCCGCGCTGTCAGGAGTGTCCAGTGCATACCGATTGCGCCGCGTATCAAGCTGATCGCGTGGCGGAGTTTCCCGCGGCACGTCCCAAGAAGGTTGTGCCCGAGCGCCAAGCGGTATTTCTGCTAGCGATGCACGGCAATGACATTTTGCTGGAAAAGCGCCCGCCGTCTGGCATCTGGGGCGGTCTGTGGAGCTTGCCGCAGTTCGATACGGCGGAGGAGGCGCGAGCCTATTGCACGCGCACCGGAATTGAAACGAACGAGTGCCGCGAATTGCCCGGCTTCGTCCACACCTTCAGCCACTTCAAGTTAAGCATCCATCCCTTGCTGGTGAGCTCGCAACGCATACCTACTCAAGCAGCAGAGGCGGGCACTGTCTGGCTGGAAGTTAGCGATGCCCTGCAAGCCGCCATCTCGACCCCGGTCCGGCAGTTGCTGCTAACTCTTAACGCAGGGCGTGCGACAGGGATTTGA